One genomic window of Citrobacter sp. Marseille-Q6884 includes the following:
- the plsB gene encoding glycerol-3-phosphate 1-O-acyltransferase PlsB: protein MSGWPRIYYKLLNLPLSVLVKSKSIPADPAPELGLDTSRPIMYVLPYNSKADLLTLRAQCLAHDLPDPLEPLEIDGTLLPRYVFIHGGPRVFTYYTPKEESIKLFHNYLDLHRSNPDLDVQMVPVSVMFGRAPGREKGEVNPPLRMLNGVQKFFAVSWLGRDSFVRFSPSVSLRRMADEHGTDKIIAQKLARVARMHFARQRLAAVGPRLPARQDLFNKLLASKAIARAVEDEARSKKISHDKAQQNAIALMEEIAANFSYEMIRLTDRILGFTWNRLYQGINVHNAERVRQLAHDGHEIVYVPCHRSHMDYMLLSYVLYHQGLVPPHIAAGINLNFWPAGPIFRRLGAFFIRRTFKGNKLYSTVFREYLGELFSRGYSVEYFVEGGRSRTGRLLDPKTGTLSMTIQAMLRGGTRPITLVPIYIGYEHVMEVGTYAKELRGATKEKESLPQMLRGLSKLRNLGQGYVNFGEPMPLMTYLNQHVPEWRESIDPIESIRPAWLTPTVNNIAADLMVRINNAGAANAMNLCCTALLASRQRSLTREQLTEQLDCYLSLLRNVPYAADATVPAQSASELIDHALQMNKFEVEKDTIGDIIILPREQAVLMTYYRNNIAHMLVLPSLMAAIVTQHRRISRAALQQHIEALYPMLKAELFLRWERDELAGVIDELANEMLRQGLITLQNDELHINPAHSRTLQLLAAGARETLQRYAITFWLLSANPSINRGTLEKESRTVAQRLSVLHGINAPEFFDKAVFSSLVLTLRDEGYISDTGDAEPAETMKIYQMLADLVTSDVRLTIESATQSE, encoded by the coding sequence ATGTCCGGCTGGCCAAGAATTTACTACAAATTACTGAATTTACCATTAAGCGTACTGGTAAAAAGCAAGTCTATTCCGGCGGATCCCGCTCCGGAATTGGGGCTCGACACCTCTCGTCCCATTATGTACGTCTTACCGTACAACTCAAAAGCGGACTTGCTCACGCTACGCGCCCAATGCCTGGCGCATGATCTTCCTGATCCCCTGGAACCGTTGGAAATCGACGGGACTCTGTTGCCGCGCTACGTGTTCATCCACGGCGGCCCGCGTGTCTTCACCTATTACACGCCAAAAGAAGAGTCCATCAAGCTGTTCCACAACTATCTCGACCTTCATCGCAGCAATCCTGATCTGGATGTGCAGATGGTGCCGGTATCGGTGATGTTTGGCCGCGCTCCCGGACGCGAGAAAGGCGAGGTGAATCCGCCACTGCGCATGTTAAACGGCGTCCAAAAATTCTTTGCTGTCTCCTGGCTGGGTCGCGACAGTTTTGTCCGCTTCTCCCCTTCAGTCTCCTTGCGCCGCATGGCAGACGAGCACGGCACGGATAAAATTATTGCGCAGAAACTGGCGCGTGTGGCGCGTATGCACTTTGCCCGCCAGCGTTTAGCCGCTGTGGGTCCGCGTCTTCCTGCCCGTCAGGATCTGTTTAATAAGCTGTTGGCTTCAAAAGCGATCGCGCGTGCGGTAGAAGATGAAGCGCGCAGTAAAAAAATCTCCCACGATAAAGCGCAGCAAAATGCTATCGCGCTGATGGAAGAAATTGCCGCGAACTTCTCCTATGAGATGATCCGTCTGACAGACCGTATTCTGGGTTTCACCTGGAACCGACTGTATCAGGGCATTAACGTTCACAATGCAGAACGTGTTCGCCAGCTGGCGCATGACGGCCATGAAATCGTCTACGTACCGTGCCACCGCAGCCATATGGACTATATGCTGCTGTCGTATGTGTTGTATCACCAGGGGCTGGTTCCGCCGCACATCGCCGCAGGGATTAACCTGAACTTCTGGCCAGCGGGTCCCATCTTCCGTCGTCTGGGTGCGTTCTTTATTCGCCGTACCTTCAAGGGCAATAAGCTCTACTCCACCGTCTTCCGCGAATATCTGGGCGAGTTGTTCAGCCGCGGCTACTCGGTTGAGTACTTTGTTGAAGGCGGACGTTCACGTACCGGTCGCCTGCTCGACCCGAAAACCGGCACATTGTCGATGACCATTCAGGCGATGCTGCGCGGCGGTACACGCCCAATCACGCTGGTGCCCATCTACATTGGCTACGAGCACGTGATGGAAGTGGGTACGTACGCGAAAGAGCTGCGTGGCGCGACGAAAGAAAAAGAGAGCCTGCCGCAAATGCTGCGTGGCTTAAGCAAGCTGCGTAATCTGGGTCAGGGCTACGTCAACTTTGGCGAGCCGATGCCATTGATGACTTACCTGAATCAACATGTCCCGGAATGGCGCGAATCTATCGATCCGATCGAATCCATTCGCCCGGCCTGGCTGACGCCGACGGTAAACAACATCGCTGCCGATCTGATGGTGCGTATTAACAACGCGGGCGCGGCCAACGCCATGAACCTGTGTTGTACCGCGCTGCTGGCTTCCCGTCAGCGTTCTCTGACCCGCGAGCAATTAACCGAACAGCTCGATTGCTACCTGAGCCTGCTGCGCAACGTACCTTACGCAGCGGATGCGACTGTTCCTGCACAGAGCGCCAGTGAATTGATCGACCACGCTTTGCAGATGAACAAGTTTGAGGTCGAGAAAGACACCATCGGTGACATCATCATTCTGCCGCGTGAACAAGCGGTACTGATGACTTACTACCGCAACAATATTGCGCACATGCTGGTGCTGCCTTCACTGATGGCGGCGATTGTGACGCAGCACCGTCGTATTTCACGTGCTGCATTGCAGCAGCATATTGAAGCGCTGTACCCGATGCTGAAAGCAGAGCTGTTCCTGCGCTGGGAGCGTGATGAGCTTGCAGGGGTAATTGACGAACTGGCGAATGAAATGCTGCGCCAGGGCCTGATCACCCTGCAGAACGACGAGCTGCATATCAATCCAGCGCACTCCCGTACGCTGCAACTGCTGGCGGCTGGTGCTCGCGAAACGCTGCAGCGCTACGCCATTACCTTCTGGCTGCTGAGTGCGAACCCGTCCATCAACCGTGGCACGCTGGAGAAAGAGAGCCGCACTGTGGCTCAGCGTCTTTCTGTCCTGCACGGTATTAACGCGCCGGAATTCTTCGATAAGGCGGTGTTCAGTTCTCTGGTGCTGACCCTGCGCGACGAGGGATACATCAGCGATACGGGTGATGCGGAGCCAGCAGAAACGATGAAGATCTATCAGATGCTGGCCGATCTGGTGACATCGGATGTGCGTTTAACCATTGAGAGCGCAACGCAGAGCGAGTAA
- a CDS encoding maltoporin has protein sequence MITLRKLPLAVAVAAGIMSVQAMAVDFHGYARSGIGWTGSGGEQQCFQATGAQSKYRLGNECETYAEIKLGQEVWKEGDKSFYFDTNVAYSVAQQNDWEATDPAFREANVQGKNLIEWLPGSTIWAGKRFYQRHDVHMIDFYYWDISGPGAGIENIDLGFGKLSLAATRSQEAGGSYTFSSQNIYDTSKDTANDVFDVRLAGLETNPDGVLELGVDYGSANKSDGYSYADNASKDGWMFTAEHTQSMLKGYNKFVVQYATDAMTTQGKGGSQGTYGSTFDTQLSPTDPVIHNIDSNINNNGSLVRVLDHGAISLGDKWDLMYVGMYQNIDLDNDLGTEWYTVGIRPMYKWTPIMSTLMEIGYDNVKSQQTGDRNSQYKITLAQQWQAGDSIWSRPAIRVFATYAKWDEEWGYIKNGNNVSKYAAATNSGINTTSRGDSDEFSFGAQMEIWW, from the coding sequence ATGATTACTCTGCGCAAACTCCCTCTGGCGGTTGCTGTAGCAGCAGGCATTATGTCTGTTCAGGCAATGGCTGTAGATTTTCATGGTTATGCTCGTTCCGGTATCGGCTGGACGGGTAGTGGCGGTGAACAACAGTGTTTCCAGGCAACCGGCGCTCAAAGTAAATACCGTCTTGGTAACGAATGTGAAACCTATGCGGAAATTAAACTGGGTCAGGAAGTGTGGAAAGAAGGCGATAAAAGCTTCTACTTCGATACCAACGTTGCCTACTCCGTAGCACAGCAGAATGACTGGGAAGCGACCGATCCAGCATTCCGTGAGGCCAACGTGCAAGGTAAAAACCTGATTGAATGGCTGCCGGGCTCCACTATCTGGGCCGGTAAGCGCTTCTACCAGCGTCATGATGTTCACATGATCGACTTCTACTACTGGGATATTTCAGGTCCTGGCGCCGGTATCGAAAACATCGATCTGGGCTTCGGTAAACTGTCTCTGGCCGCGACCCGTTCCCAGGAAGCCGGCGGCTCTTACACCTTCAGCAGCCAGAATATTTATGACACCTCCAAGGATACCGCCAACGACGTATTCGACGTACGTTTAGCGGGTCTGGAAACCAACCCGGATGGCGTACTGGAACTGGGTGTGGATTACGGTAGTGCGAATAAGTCTGACGGCTACAGCTATGCAGATAATGCCTCGAAAGATGGCTGGATGTTCACCGCTGAACATACCCAGAGCATGCTGAAAGGCTACAACAAGTTTGTTGTGCAATATGCGACAGACGCGATGACGACTCAGGGTAAAGGGGGATCACAAGGGACGTACGGTTCAACCTTTGATACCCAGCTTTCCCCAACTGATCCTGTCATCCATAACATCGACAGCAACATCAATAACAACGGTAGCCTGGTACGTGTGCTTGATCACGGTGCAATCTCCCTGGGCGACAAATGGGACCTGATGTACGTCGGTATGTACCAGAATATCGACCTGGATAACGATCTGGGTACCGAATGGTACACCGTCGGTATTCGTCCGATGTACAAATGGACGCCGATCATGAGCACCTTGATGGAAATCGGGTACGACAACGTCAAATCTCAGCAGACTGGCGATCGCAACAGCCAGTACAAAATCACCCTCGCGCAACAGTGGCAGGCTGGCGACAGCATCTGGTCTCGCCCGGCAATCCGTGTCTTCGCAACCTATGCAAAATGGGATGAAGAGTGGGGCTACATTAAAAACGGCAACAATGTTTCTAAATACGCCGCAGCAACCAATTCTGGTATCAACACCACCAGCCGTGGCGATAGCGACGAGTTTTCCTTCGGTGCCCAGATGGAAATCTGGTGGTAA
- the dinF gene encoding MATE family efflux transporter DinF has translation MPFFTSSDKALWRLALPMIFSNITVPLLGLVDTAVIGHLESSVYLGGVAVGATATSFLFMLLLFLRMSTTGLTAQAFGAKNPQALARALVQPLILALGAGAAIALFRTPIIDLALHIVGGSEAVLEQARRFLEIRWLSAPASLANLVLLGWLLGVQYARAPVILLIVGNILNIVLDVWLVMGLHMNVQGAALATVIAEYATLLIGLLMVRKVLHLRGVSLAMLKLAWRGNFRRLLALNRDIMLRSLLLQLCFGAITVLGARLGGEIIAVNAVLMTLLTFTAYALDGFAYAVEAHSGQAYGARDGSQLLDVWRAACRQSGIVAILFSLMYALFGEHIIALLTSLPQIQLLADRYLIWQVILPLVGVWCYLLDGMFIGATRAAEMRNSMAVAAAGFALTLLALPLLGNHGLWLALAVFLALRGLSLAFIWRRHWRNGTWFA, from the coding sequence ATGCCTTTCTTTACCTCTTCCGACAAAGCTCTCTGGCGCCTCGCCTTACCGATGATTTTCTCCAACATCACCGTTCCCCTGCTGGGGCTGGTGGACACTGCGGTGATTGGTCATCTGGAGAGTTCTGTCTATCTTGGCGGTGTCGCCGTCGGTGCGACTGCGACCAGTTTTCTCTTTATGCTGCTGCTCTTTTTACGCATGAGTACCACCGGGCTAACCGCCCAGGCGTTCGGCGCGAAAAATCCGCAGGCGCTGGCGCGAGCATTGGTACAACCGCTCATTTTGGCGTTGGGCGCCGGGGCGGCGATCGCGCTGTTTCGTACGCCAATTATCGATCTGGCGCTGCACATCGTTGGTGGTAGCGAGGCCGTTCTGGAACAGGCTCGCCGCTTCCTGGAAATCCGTTGGCTCAGTGCGCCCGCCTCGCTGGCAAATCTGGTGCTACTCGGTTGGTTACTGGGCGTCCAGTACGCACGTGCGCCGGTTATCCTGCTGATTGTCGGTAATATTCTCAACATTGTACTCGATGTATGGCTGGTGATGGGTCTGCACATGAACGTCCAGGGCGCTGCGCTGGCGACGGTGATTGCCGAATATGCCACGTTGCTGATTGGCCTGCTGATGGTGCGTAAGGTACTCCACCTCCGTGGCGTCTCGCTGGCGATGTTGAAGCTTGCCTGGCGCGGCAACTTTCGCCGTCTGCTGGCGCTTAACCGCGACATCATGCTGCGCTCGTTGCTACTGCAACTCTGCTTTGGTGCCATCACGGTGCTGGGCGCGCGTCTTGGTGGCGAGATTATTGCGGTCAATGCCGTGCTGATGACACTGCTGACGTTCACCGCCTATGCGCTGGACGGGTTTGCCTATGCAGTGGAAGCACACTCCGGTCAGGCTTATGGCGCGCGAGATGGCAGTCAGTTACTGGATGTCTGGCGGGCGGCCTGTCGTCAGTCGGGGATTGTGGCAATACTGTTTTCGTTGATGTATGCCCTGTTCGGCGAACACATTATCGCGCTATTGACCTCACTGCCTCAGATTCAGCTACTGGCCGATCGCTATCTTATCTGGCAGGTTATTTTACCGCTGGTGGGCGTCTGGTGTTATCTGCTGGACGGTATGTTTATTGGTGCAACGCGAGCAGCCGAAATGCGTAACAGCATGGCTGTTGCAGCGGCGGGGTTTGCCTTAACGTTACTGGCGTTACCGTTACTGGGAAACCACGGTTTATGGCTTGCACTGGCCGTATTCCTGGCGCTGCGTGGACTTTCACTGGCTTTCATCTGGCGGCGTCACTGGCGTAATGGCACCTGGTTTGCCTGA
- a CDS encoding diacylglycerol kinase, with the protein MANNTTGFTRIIKAAGYSWKGFRAAWINEAAFRQESVAVLLGVAIACWLDVDAITRVLLIGSVMLVMIVEILNSAIEAVVDRIGSEYHELSGRAKDMGSAAVLLSIFVALITWGILLWSHFR; encoded by the coding sequence ATGGCTAATAATACCACTGGATTCACTCGAATTATCAAAGCAGCGGGCTATTCCTGGAAAGGTTTTCGCGCCGCCTGGATCAATGAAGCCGCGTTTCGCCAGGAAAGCGTTGCCGTCCTGCTGGGCGTTGCAATCGCCTGCTGGCTGGATGTTGACGCCATTACCCGCGTGCTGCTGATTGGTTCGGTGATGCTGGTGATGATCGTTGAAATTCTGAATAGCGCTATCGAAGCGGTGGTTGACCGTATTGGCTCTGAATACCATGAGCTTTCTGGTCGGGCGAAAGATATGGGGTCGGCAGCGGTGCTGCTGTCTATTTTTGTCGCCCTGATCACCTGGGGCATCCTGTTGTGGTCACATTTTCGATAA
- a CDS encoding CsbD family protein: MNKDEVGGNWKQLKGKVKEQWGKLTDDDMTVIEGKRDQLVGKIQERYGYAKDQAEKEVDSWEKRNDYRW, translated from the coding sequence ATGAATAAAGACGAAGTCGGTGGTAACTGGAAACAGTTGAAAGGTAAAGTGAAAGAGCAATGGGGCAAACTGACCGATGATGATATGACGGTCATTGAAGGTAAACGCGACCAACTGGTAGGTAAAATCCAGGAACGTTATGGATATGCGAAAGATCAGGCGGAGAAAGAGGTCGATAGCTGGGAAAAACGCAACGATTACCGCTGGTAA
- the lexA gene encoding transcriptional repressor LexA, with the protein MKALTARQQEVFDLIRDHISQTGMPPTRAEIAQRLGFRSPNAAEEHLKALARKGVLEIVSGASRGIRLLQEEEEGLPLVGRVAAGEPLLAQQHIEGHYQVDPSLFKPNADFLLRVSGMSMKDIGIMDGDLLAVHKTQDVRNGQVVVARIDDEVTVKRLKKQGNKVELLPENSEFKPIVVDLREQSFTIEGLAVGVIRNGEWL; encoded by the coding sequence ATGAAAGCGTTAACGGCCAGGCAGCAAGAGGTGTTTGATCTCATTCGGGATCACATCAGCCAGACAGGTATGCCACCGACGCGTGCGGAGATCGCGCAGCGTTTGGGGTTCCGTTCCCCAAATGCGGCTGAAGAACATCTTAAAGCGCTGGCGCGTAAAGGTGTGTTGGAAATCGTTTCTGGTGCATCGCGTGGTATTCGCCTGCTGCAGGAAGAAGAAGAGGGATTACCGCTTGTCGGTCGTGTTGCGGCGGGTGAACCGCTTCTGGCACAGCAGCACATCGAAGGCCATTACCAGGTTGATCCTTCACTGTTCAAACCGAACGCCGATTTTCTGCTGCGCGTCAGTGGGATGTCGATGAAAGATATCGGGATTATGGATGGCGATTTACTGGCTGTGCATAAAACCCAGGATGTGCGTAATGGCCAGGTGGTTGTCGCGCGTATTGACGATGAAGTGACGGTTAAGCGGCTGAAAAAGCAAGGCAATAAAGTTGAATTACTGCCTGAAAATAGCGAGTTCAAACCTATCGTCGTTGACCTGCGCGAGCAAAGCTTCACCATTGAAGGGCTGGCGGTTGGCGTTATTCGTAACGGTGAATGGTTGTAA
- the ubiA gene encoding 4-hydroxybenzoate octaprenyltransferase — protein sequence MEWSLTQNKLLAFHRLMRTDKPIGALLLLWPTLWALWVATPGVPQLWILAVFVAGVWLMRAAGCVVNDYADRKFDGHVKRTANRPLPSGAVTEKEARTLFVVLVLLAFLLVLTLNTMTILLSVAALALAWVYPFMKRYTHLPQVVLGAAFGWSIPMAFAAVSESVPLSCWLMFLANILWAVAYDTQYAMVDRDDDLKIGIKSTAILFGRYDKLIIGILQVGVLALMALIGWLNGLGFGYYWSLLVAGALFVYQQKLIVDRERDACFKAFMNNNYVGLVLFLGLAMSYWHL from the coding sequence ATGGAGTGGAGTCTGACGCAGAATAAGCTGCTGGCGTTTCACCGCTTGATGCGTACGGATAAGCCAATCGGCGCCTTACTGCTGCTCTGGCCGACGCTGTGGGCGCTATGGGTGGCGACCCCTGGCGTGCCACAATTGTGGATCCTGGCTGTATTTGTCGCTGGCGTCTGGTTAATGCGTGCCGCCGGCTGCGTGGTGAATGATTATGCCGATCGCAAATTTGACGGGCATGTCAAACGAACGGCGAACCGCCCGCTGCCCAGCGGTGCGGTCACGGAGAAAGAAGCCCGGACGTTGTTTGTCGTACTGGTGTTGCTGGCTTTCCTGCTGGTGCTGACGCTAAACACGATGACCATTTTGCTGTCGGTTGCTGCTCTGGCGCTGGCGTGGGTATACCCTTTCATGAAGCGCTACACGCATCTGCCGCAGGTGGTGCTGGGCGCGGCGTTTGGTTGGTCTATCCCGATGGCGTTCGCCGCCGTGAGCGAGTCAGTCCCGCTGAGCTGTTGGCTGATGTTCCTCGCCAACATTCTCTGGGCAGTGGCCTATGACACGCAGTATGCGATGGTAGACCGCGATGATGATCTGAAGATTGGTATTAAATCAACCGCGATTCTGTTCGGTCGGTACGACAAACTGATTATCGGTATTCTGCAGGTTGGCGTACTGGCGCTGATGGCGCTGATTGGCTGGCTGAACGGGCTGGGCTTCGGTTATTACTGGTCTCTGCTGGTGGCGGGCGCACTGTTTGTGTATCAGCAGAAATTGATTGTTGACCGTGAACGGGATGCCTGTTTTAAAGCATTTATGAACAATAACTATGTTGGTCTGGTTCTGTTTTTAGGACTGGCGATGAGCTACTGGCACCTTTGA
- the ubiC gene encoding chorismate lyase: MPHPALTQLRALRYFDAIPALDPQLLDWLLLEDSMTKRFEQQGKQVTVTLIREGFVGQNEVAEELTLLPKESRYWLREILLCADGEPWLAGRTVVPESTLCGPELALQNLGKTPLGRYLFTSSTLTRDFIEIGRDAALWGRRSRLRLSGKPLMLTELFLPASPLY; the protein is encoded by the coding sequence ATGCCACACCCTGCGTTAACGCAACTGCGTGCGCTGCGTTATTTTGATGCGATCCCTGCGCTTGACCCTCAACTGCTTGACTGGCTGTTGCTGGAAGATTCCATGACCAAACGTTTTGAGCAGCAGGGAAAACAGGTCACCGTAACATTGATACGAGAAGGATTTGTTGGGCAAAATGAGGTGGCTGAAGAACTGACGCTGCTGCCGAAAGAATCCCGCTACTGGCTGCGTGAAATCCTGTTATGCGCGGATGGCGAACCCTGGCTTGCCGGGCGAACCGTGGTGCCTGAATCAACACTGTGCGGCCCTGAGCTGGCCTTGCAAAATCTGGGGAAAACCCCGCTCGGGCGCTACCTGTTTACATCATCGACATTGACCCGCGATTTTATTGAGATTGGTCGCGATGCAGCGCTGTGGGGGCGTCGTTCCCGCTTGCGTCTGAGCGGTAAGCCGCTGATGCTTACCGAGCTTTTTTTACCTGCATCGCCGTTGTATTGA
- the zur gene encoding zinc uptake transcriptional repressor Zur, giving the protein MDKTTTQELLAQAEKLCAQRNVRLTPQRLEVLRLMSLQEGAISAYDLLDLLRETEPQAKPPTVYRALDFLLEQGFVHKVESTNSYVLCHLFDQPTHSSAMFICDRCGVVKEECAEGVEDIMHTLAAKMGFALRHNVIEAHGLCPVCVEVESCRHPGECQHDHSIQVKKKVGR; this is encoded by the coding sequence ATGGACAAAACCACCACGCAAGAGCTATTAGCCCAGGCTGAAAAACTCTGTGCGCAACGTAATGTGCGGCTCACACCGCAACGCCTCGAAGTGCTGCGTCTGATGAGTCTCCAGGAAGGTGCTATCAGCGCTTATGATCTGCTTGATCTGCTGCGGGAAACCGAGCCGCAGGCCAAACCGCCTACGGTTTATCGTGCGCTCGATTTCTTACTGGAACAAGGTTTCGTGCACAAGGTGGAATCCACCAACAGTTATGTCCTTTGCCATTTGTTCGATCAGCCGACCCACAGCTCAGCCATGTTCATTTGCGACCGTTGTGGCGTAGTAAAAGAAGAGTGTGCCGAAGGCGTGGAAGACATTATGCATACGCTGGCAGCCAAAATGGGATTTGCCCTGCGTCATAACGTCATTGAAGCACATGGGCTCTGTCCGGTTTGTGTGGAAGTAGAATCATGTCGCCACCCGGGCGAATGCCAGCATGACCACTCTATTCAGGTGAAGAAGAAAGTCGGGCGTTAA
- the malM gene encoding maltose operon protein MalM, whose translation MKMKKSLVALCLSAGLLASVPGISLADVNIVPQNTTAAPAIPTAALQQLTWTPVDQSNTQSTQLSTGGQRLDVAGVTGPVAAYSVPANIGELTLTLTSEVNKQTSVFAPNVLILDQNMTPSAFFPSSYFTYQEPGVMSADRLEGVMRLTPALGQQKLYVLVFTTEKDLQQTTTLLDPAKAYAKGVGNSVPDIPDPVARHTTDGLLKLKVKTSTSSSVLVGPLFGSSGPGPVTVGNTAAPAVTYAAPAAAVAAPAPAPAPAKKSEPMLNDTESYFNKAIKDAVAKGDVDKALKLLDEAERLGSTSARSTFISSVKGKG comes from the coding sequence ATGAAAATGAAGAAAAGTCTCGTTGCCCTTTGTTTATCTGCAGGTTTACTTGCAAGCGTACCGGGCATCAGCCTGGCCGATGTGAATATTGTTCCGCAGAACACCACGGCGGCGCCTGCTATCCCCACTGCCGCACTGCAACAATTAACCTGGACGCCGGTTGATCAATCGAATACGCAGTCCACTCAGCTTTCTACTGGCGGCCAGCGTCTGGATGTCGCCGGGGTGACCGGTCCGGTTGCTGCGTATAGCGTACCGGCGAATATTGGCGAGTTAACGCTGACACTGACCAGTGAAGTGAACAAACAAACCAGCGTATTTGCGCCAAACGTCTTAATTCTTGATCAGAACATGACGCCATCTGCATTTTTCCCCAGCAGCTATTTTACCTACCAGGAGCCCGGTGTGATGAGTGCCGATCGTCTGGAAGGCGTAATGCGACTGACGCCAGCACTGGGCCAGCAAAAACTCTATGTTCTGGTCTTTACGACCGAGAAAGACCTCCAGCAGACCACGACCCTGCTTGATCCGGCGAAAGCCTATGCCAAAGGGGTGGGTAACTCTGTGCCGGATATCCCGGACCCGGTAGCCCGTCATACCACTGACGGCCTGCTGAAACTGAAAGTGAAAACCAGCACCTCCTCCAGCGTACTGGTCGGGCCGTTGTTTGGCTCCTCTGGTCCAGGACCGGTAACCGTCGGTAATACCGCAGCGCCTGCGGTGACCTATGCGGCTCCGGCGGCGGCCGTTGCCGCTCCGGCACCTGCCCCAGCGCCTGCGAAGAAAAGCGAGCCGATGCTGAATGACACCGAAAGCTACTTTAATAAAGCGATTAAGGATGCAGTCGCGAAAGGCGATGTCGATAAAGCGCTGAAGCTGCTTGATGAAGCCGAACGTCTGGGGTCCACATCTGCTCGTTCCACTTTTATCAGCAGTGTAAAAGGCAAGGGGTAA